Proteins encoded by one window of Grus americana isolate bGruAme1 chromosome 7, bGruAme1.mat, whole genome shotgun sequence:
- the EIF4EBP2 gene encoding eukaryotic translation initiation factor 4E-binding protein 2, with protein MSSAGGRQPSQSRAIPTRTVALSDAAQLPPDYCTTPGGTLFSTTPGGTRIIYDRKFLLDRRNSPMAQTPPCHLPNIPGVTSPGSAGEEPKADTNSLNHQEGKPSMGDDAQFEMDI; from the exons ATGTCGTCCGCCGGCGGCCGCCAGCCCAGCCAGAGCCGGGCCATCCCCACCCGCACCGTGGCCCTGAGCGACGCGGCGCAGCTCCCCCCGGACTATTGCACCACCCCCGGCGGCACCCTCTTCTCCACCACGCCGGGAG GCACCCGGATCATCTACGACCGCAAGTTTCTGCTGGACCGCCGCAACTCGCCCATGGCGCAGACCCCGCCTTGTCACCTCCCCAATATTCCCGGCGTCACCAGCCCCGGCTCGGCCGGCGAGGAGCCCAAAGCGGACACCAACAGCCTGAACCACCAGGAGGGGAAGCCATCCATGG GGGACGACGCTCAGTTCGAGATGGATATCTGA